One Streptomyces sp. ML-6 genomic region harbors:
- a CDS encoding LamG domain-containing protein, with amino-acid sequence MAVDGATTESSQVFANPDSTFTQEMNAAPVRARRDDGTWAPIDTTLVRETNGSVRAKNTTAGLTFSGGGSGDGLVTLKDEGHELRLGWPTVLPEPRLDGDAVTYAGVLPDVDLKLTALSSGYTSVLVVKTAEAAKNPALATIRMTVSGKGLDIAPTADGGFVARDGDGTPVFESPAGRMWDSAGDTPAAGITTQLGRTVSAESEGESQATEAGPLPAAGGEPGPSEGPGSGDATAELPLKLVGTTLEITPDPALLHGENTVFPLYIDPPTKGIALGDWTALASNGTKYWEFDGDKGVGKCSNYAGYLCSNSPYTQRMYFEYPLSSIHGKKILDATLEVYQLWTFTCDPHWYDLSHVNKGISSSTTWSTRPAADDLMGDRNVAYGRGSLCDPSQPANWVRFSDNVGEETNENLTTTLASHAANKSAQITFSLTAHDESDAAAWARFRNDAKLSVTYVSYPDKPTSYGVQQGTTGRACNASTLPFATSDTTPKMLATVQSADGANAQVRALFEVWKADGSSRAWYAASPDGAWVADNAPRDATSSALPAQTDYRMRVKTQAYYKTDRGVTGVLDSSWSSWCYFRVDTDSPPPPLVTSADGVYKPAETDPAAGGVGTSGKFTFTPADTNPTTPGIQSDVVSYKWKLNSGVVSAPITVAKGAATTQTITPNQAGENTIQVWGFDAAGHSSLTGYYSFLVKGAEKPSGIWHLDNALTDATTATQHPLTSSGATWDTLARSGSGAAKFNGTSAYLSTPGAVLDTTKSFSVSAWARLEKKDVNYTVLSQAGTNASGFQLYYSTAANAWVFNRHQTDVSAPAITRSIGAKPPVLNAWTHLAGVYNAASQTIQLYVNGVPQGEPVPFTVTPWKASGGLQVGRLWASATGKENFAGTIDEVKVWSRTLADTEVAHDAWLEDEDISDGTAGDPVPALVAKWDATDMANATGTTVKDTSGFGRNLTLNGAALTQFTTGDPEIGEEVTTTQSMTLNGTSAYATAVGPLLDDSGSFTATAWVTLDPAKLADTTKSYAVQVLGQSGTSQSSWGVWYEQPAGSTQGRWTFGRPDKDGTGASWTESESTAFTTAQLGVPVMLTVVCDAQTAADPEDTSKLGALRLYVDSARMGDEDGVPYTTSWQGSGTFEIGRAEINGAAARYFPGKIDSVRVWAGATSTDNIANRYNIEQR; translated from the coding sequence GTGGCCGTGGACGGGGCGACTACCGAATCGTCCCAGGTCTTCGCCAACCCGGACAGCACCTTCACACAGGAAATGAACGCGGCTCCGGTCCGTGCCCGGAGAGACGACGGTACCTGGGCACCCATCGACACCACCCTCGTTCGCGAGACCAACGGCTCTGTGCGGGCGAAGAACACGACAGCTGGTCTCACCTTCTCCGGCGGCGGCAGCGGGGATGGGCTGGTCACGTTGAAGGATGAGGGACACGAGCTGCGGCTCGGCTGGCCCACTGTGCTCCCGGAGCCCAGGCTCGACGGCGACGCCGTCACGTACGCTGGAGTCCTCCCGGACGTCGATCTGAAACTGACTGCGCTGAGCTCTGGCTACACCTCGGTGCTCGTGGTCAAGACCGCGGAGGCGGCAAAGAATCCGGCGCTCGCGACGATCAGGATGACCGTCTCCGGCAAGGGGCTGGACATCGCCCCGACAGCCGACGGCGGCTTCGTCGCGCGTGACGGCGACGGCACCCCGGTCTTCGAGAGCCCGGCAGGGCGGATGTGGGACTCGGCCGGTGACACCCCAGCAGCGGGCATCACCACGCAACTCGGCCGCACCGTTTCAGCAGAGTCCGAGGGCGAATCGCAAGCGACGGAGGCGGGCCCGTTGCCTGCTGCCGGGGGTGAGCCTGGGCCTTCCGAGGGCCCAGGCAGCGGTGACGCGACGGCCGAGCTCCCGCTCAAGCTCGTCGGCACCACTCTGGAGATCACCCCTGATCCGGCCCTGCTCCACGGCGAGAACACCGTCTTCCCGCTCTACATCGATCCGCCGACCAAGGGCATCGCGCTGGGCGACTGGACGGCCCTGGCCTCCAACGGCACCAAGTACTGGGAGTTCGATGGGGACAAGGGCGTGGGGAAATGCTCCAACTATGCCGGCTACCTCTGCTCCAACAGCCCGTACACCCAGCGCATGTACTTCGAATACCCGCTCTCGTCGATCCACGGCAAAAAGATCCTGGACGCGACGCTGGAGGTGTATCAGCTGTGGACGTTCACCTGTGATCCGCACTGGTACGACCTGAGCCACGTCAACAAGGGCATCTCCTCCAGCACCACCTGGTCGACCCGCCCCGCCGCGGACGACCTGATGGGCGACCGGAACGTGGCCTACGGCCGGGGCAGCCTGTGCGACCCGTCGCAGCCGGCGAACTGGGTACGCTTTAGTGACAATGTGGGCGAGGAGACGAACGAAAACCTGACGACGACCCTCGCGTCCCACGCCGCCAACAAGTCGGCGCAGATCACCTTCTCGCTGACCGCACACGACGAGTCCGACGCCGCCGCCTGGGCACGGTTCCGCAACGACGCGAAGCTGTCGGTGACCTACGTCTCCTACCCGGACAAGCCGACCTCGTACGGCGTCCAGCAAGGCACCACCGGGCGGGCCTGCAACGCCTCCACGCTGCCCTTCGCCACCAGCGACACCACGCCGAAGATGCTGGCCACGGTGCAGTCAGCGGACGGCGCCAACGCCCAGGTGCGCGCCCTGTTCGAGGTATGGAAGGCCGACGGCTCCAGCCGCGCCTGGTACGCGGCCTCCCCGGACGGCGCCTGGGTGGCCGACAACGCCCCCCGCGACGCGACCTCCAGCGCACTGCCGGCACAGACGGACTACCGGATGCGGGTCAAGACACAGGCGTACTACAAGACGGACCGCGGCGTCACCGGTGTCCTGGACTCGTCCTGGTCGTCCTGGTGCTACTTCCGGGTCGACACCGATTCGCCGCCACCTCCGCTGGTGACCAGCGCGGACGGCGTCTACAAGCCGGCCGAGACCGATCCGGCCGCCGGCGGGGTGGGCACGTCCGGCAAGTTCACCTTCACCCCCGCGGACACCAACCCCACTACACCCGGCATCCAGTCGGACGTCGTCAGCTACAAGTGGAAGCTGAACAGCGGCGTAGTCTCGGCCCCGATCACCGTCGCCAAGGGCGCGGCCACCACTCAGACGATCACGCCGAACCAGGCTGGTGAGAACACCATCCAGGTCTGGGGCTTCGACGCGGCCGGACACAGCTCGCTCACCGGCTACTACAGCTTCCTCGTGAAGGGCGCAGAGAAGCCCTCGGGAATCTGGCACCTGGACAACGCCCTCACCGACGCCACCACCGCCACCCAGCACCCGCTGACCTCCTCGGGGGCCACCTGGGACACCCTAGCCCGCAGCGGCTCCGGCGCGGCAAAGTTCAACGGCACGAGCGCCTACCTCTCCACCCCCGGCGCGGTACTGGACACCACCAAGTCCTTCTCTGTCTCGGCCTGGGCCCGCCTGGAGAAGAAGGACGTCAACTACACCGTTCTGTCCCAGGCGGGAACGAACGCCTCCGGGTTCCAGCTGTACTACTCCACGGCCGCCAACGCCTGGGTCTTCAACCGGCACCAGACGGACGTCTCGGCTCCGGCTATCACTCGCTCAATCGGAGCGAAACCGCCGGTTCTGAATGCCTGGACCCATCTCGCCGGTGTCTACAACGCGGCGTCGCAGACGATCCAGCTCTACGTCAACGGCGTCCCGCAGGGCGAGCCGGTGCCGTTCACGGTGACCCCGTGGAAGGCGTCCGGCGGACTGCAGGTCGGCCGCCTGTGGGCCTCGGCGACCGGCAAGGAGAACTTCGCCGGCACCATCGACGAGGTCAAGGTCTGGTCTCGCACGCTGGCGGACACCGAGGTCGCCCATGACGCCTGGCTGGAGGACGAGGACATCAGCGACGGCACCGCCGGCGACCCGGTCCCGGCGCTCGTCGCCAAGTGGGACGCCACCGACATGGCCAACGCCACCGGCACCACGGTGAAGGACACCAGCGGCTTCGGCCGGAACCTGACACTCAACGGGGCCGCGCTCACCCAGTTCACCACCGGAGACCCGGAGATCGGCGAAGAGGTCACGACCACGCAGTCGATGACCCTGAACGGCACCAGCGCCTACGCCACCGCTGTCGGCCCGCTCCTCGACGACTCCGGTTCGTTCACCGCAACCGCCTGGGTGACGCTGGACCCGGCCAAGCTCGCCGACACCACCAAGTCCTACGCGGTACAGGTGCTCGGCCAGTCGGGGACGAGCCAGTCCTCCTGGGGCGTCTGGTACGAACAGCCGGCCGGAAGCACCCAGGGGCGGTGGACGTTCGGCCGTCCCGACAAGGACGGCACCGGAGCCTCCTGGACCGAGAGCGAATCCACCGCATTCACCACCGCTCAGCTCGGAGTGCCCGTCATGCTGACAGTCGTCTGCGACGCCCAGACCGCAGCCGACCCCGAGGACACCTCCAAACTCGGCGCACTGAGGCTGTACGTCGACAGCGCCCGGATGGGCGACGAGGACGGCGTGCCGTACACCACTTCCTGGCAAGGCAGCGGAACGTTCGAGATCGGCCGGGCGGAAATCAACGGCGCCGCCGCACGCTACTTCCCCGGAAAGATCGACAGCGTCCGTGTCTGGGCCGGCGCCACCTCCACCGACAACATCGCCAACCGGTACAACATCGAGCAGCGGTAG
- a CDS encoding RHS repeat-associated core domain-containing protein — MRRWLGRGALIVALSVLPQAVIPSGYDFTAQAQTATARKQLEDRPKAKIDKVGRLKPGTSKAPKDKAASASRKTRARLNSAAWPEAGKATAKVPATSTGTAITVGGLDVDLAQAPTAPAAKSAKTKAETTGPAEEVALRVHSQAAAKKAGVNGILLTIDPSGRAAGDTDRLRVSLDYSTFNDVYGGNFGPRLRLVTLPACALTTPEKESCRTQRPVAGASNDTGSQTLTGTVSARALAAGSPVLLAAAADSSGGGGDFASTPLSPTATWEAGGNTGDFTWNYPLRVPPATAGPSPNLSISYNSASVDGRTAGENNQTSVIGEGFSITESYIERKYASCKDDGHSGKGDLCWKYANATLVLNGKAVELVNACTDKAACDTAALSQASGGTWKLKNEDGTRVEHLTGATDNGDDNTEYWKVTDASGTQYFFGKDRMPGWSDKGTTSTADDDPVTNSVWTAPVFGDDSGEPCYKSTGFADSSCNQAWRWNLDYVVDTHGNASTYWYGKETNYYSKNADTTVNGTGYTRGGYLNRIDFGLRSDLIYTKPAAQQVRFTYAERCVTSGGCSSLTKDTKANWPDVPFDMICAANTKCTTQIGPSFFTRKRLTDITTSVWTGTGTTHRDVDTWHLAQDFPDTGDASSASLWLKSIQNTGKANTTTAAMPPVTFGGMQLSNHVEGSGPDTLRYIKWRVRTIKSETGSTLTVNYSDPDCIWGTNVPKDVDKNTRRCFPVKWSQSGAEPVTDWFHKYVVTSVLQDDPYGHGDTGETYYDYQGGAGWAYADDEGLTKPSNRTWSQWRGYGKVVQTSGDSEGPRSKKLTLYMRGLNGEKELDGTARVEKVTDSTGTAIDDSRQYAGFVRETIAYNGTEEVSGTINTPWSHKTGNHSYDWGTTDAWIVQPGEVSTRTTTPGGSRTVRQKSTYDTTYGLPLTLDDSGDTSKSGDETCTRKTYVRNTSAWLVSLTSRVETYSVPCASTPSVPKDVVSDVTTAYDQQAVGVAPLKGDPTASYRVASYSDADKKPVYQQVSRSTYDKLGRPSTATNALDRTTRTTYVPDDAGYGPLTSRTTTDPKLYTTTDTVDPAWGVTTKSTDANANVTEWDLDALGRLRSVWKPDRSRGLNDAASIIYTYSVNNNKETWIRTDALKADGKTYNSSYEIFDGMLRSRQKQTPAPNGGRVISETLYDDRGLAYLTNEQVHDNNEPSGVLANTFPGSVPASTETVFDAAGRATASVFRVYNQEKWRTKTDEQGDRTAVTAAVGGTGTLTLTDVKGRVTERREYNGPVPSGSDYTRTLFTYTPGGQISKMTGPDDAVWSYGYDVRGRQEYAIDPDKGRTDTTYNDADQPVTVTTTLNGVSRTLITDYDELGRKTGTWDGVKDSAHQLTKFTFDSLAKGQPSASIRYVGGTAGKIYSQTVTGYDALGRAKGTKTVIAASDPLVVAGAPQTFTQTTAYNIDGTVQSASMPALADLPAETVNNSYNSLGLLTGTDGITDYIQDIGYSSYGDIEETRLGTSTGAKQLQVLNRYEDGTRRLSNTHTVDQTNAGYTSDVDYAYDSSGNVLSVTDKANGTDTQCFAYDGYRRLTEAWTPQSDRCADTRSANLLGGPAPYWTSWTYASGGLRKTQTEHKVSGDTQTSYSYPPVNASGTGQPHTLTSYTVNGGTERALSYDEHGNTTKRYGPTGSAQSLAWDIEGKLTRLTEEAKTTDYLYDANGELLIRRNQGETVLYLAGQELHYNSATKKFTAERYYAAGSVTAVRTEAGLHWMIDDHHGTASMAVDAVTQSITRSYTKPFGETRGTASSAWPDDKGFLGKATDVSTGLVHVGAREYDPTTGRFLSVDPVIAPEDHESLNGYAYANNTPVTKSDPSGERPITACERGCSDGKGGSYRDYLEMGPNGTWAYHSTQTYTLPAPFAGFSGASGILTITVKNDGGKVSQKITYKKGPEPKPELKKGEDLFAQIESYMYDELARNARSNDVKSIQGLLRPHDWYDYLGGRDMGKDSVAALAMWSAKVCPKVCEWDHKPKLDKKFKLSKNGYFTDVPGTDYQVFYDMWSNVHYGYVGRAAGIDSKALIEGASISDPILVGEDDQGDHMTMQAGVDLFDQYGLGLTRQQFRTSIVDLVGKMHEKGTNQVKKK; from the coding sequence ATACGCCGCTGGCTCGGCCGCGGCGCCCTCATCGTCGCCCTCTCTGTCCTTCCGCAAGCTGTGATTCCCTCGGGGTACGACTTCACCGCCCAGGCCCAGACCGCGACAGCCCGAAAGCAGCTGGAGGACCGGCCCAAGGCGAAGATCGACAAGGTAGGCAGGCTCAAGCCCGGCACGTCCAAGGCCCCGAAGGACAAGGCCGCCTCCGCCTCGCGCAAGACCCGCGCACGGCTGAACAGTGCCGCGTGGCCGGAGGCTGGAAAGGCCACCGCAAAGGTCCCCGCAACCAGCACGGGGACCGCCATCACAGTCGGCGGACTCGACGTGGACCTGGCCCAGGCGCCCACCGCCCCGGCAGCCAAGTCGGCCAAGACGAAGGCGGAGACTACCGGCCCCGCCGAAGAGGTGGCGCTCAGGGTCCACTCCCAGGCCGCCGCGAAGAAGGCAGGCGTCAACGGGATCCTGCTCACCATTGATCCCTCCGGAAGAGCTGCCGGAGATACCGACAGGCTCCGGGTGTCTCTGGACTACTCCACCTTCAACGACGTCTACGGTGGCAACTTCGGGCCCCGACTGCGCCTGGTGACACTCCCGGCGTGTGCGCTGACCACCCCCGAGAAGGAGTCGTGCCGTACTCAGCGGCCAGTAGCCGGTGCGAGCAACGACACCGGATCGCAGACGCTGACAGGCACCGTCTCCGCCCGCGCACTCGCTGCCGGGTCTCCGGTCCTGCTGGCCGCAGCAGCCGACAGCTCCGGCGGTGGAGGTGACTTCGCCTCCACCCCGCTGTCCCCGACCGCCACCTGGGAGGCTGGCGGCAACACGGGTGACTTCACCTGGAACTACCCGCTGCGGGTTCCTCCGGCCACGGCCGGCCCGTCCCCGAACCTGTCCATCTCCTACAACTCCGCATCCGTGGACGGCCGCACGGCCGGGGAGAACAACCAGACCTCGGTGATCGGTGAAGGCTTCTCGATCACTGAGTCCTACATCGAGCGCAAGTACGCCTCCTGCAAGGACGACGGTCACTCCGGCAAGGGAGACCTGTGCTGGAAGTATGCCAACGCCACCCTGGTTCTCAACGGCAAGGCCGTCGAGCTGGTCAACGCCTGTACGGACAAGGCGGCCTGCGACACCGCAGCCCTATCACAGGCGTCCGGCGGCACGTGGAAGCTGAAGAACGAGGACGGCACCCGCGTCGAGCACCTGACCGGCGCCACCGACAACGGCGACGACAACACCGAGTACTGGAAGGTCACGGATGCATCAGGCACCCAGTACTTCTTCGGTAAGGACCGGATGCCCGGCTGGAGCGACAAGGGCACCACGTCCACGGCGGACGACGACCCGGTCACCAACTCCGTCTGGACTGCGCCGGTCTTCGGCGACGACTCCGGGGAGCCCTGCTACAAGTCGACCGGCTTCGCCGACTCTTCCTGCAACCAGGCATGGCGTTGGAACCTCGACTACGTCGTCGACACACATGGCAACGCCAGCACCTACTGGTACGGCAAGGAGACGAACTACTACTCCAAGAACGCCGACACCACGGTCAACGGCACCGGCTACACCCGCGGCGGCTACCTCAACCGCATCGACTTCGGCCTGCGCAGCGACCTGATCTACACCAAGCCCGCCGCCCAGCAGGTCCGCTTCACTTACGCCGAGCGCTGCGTCACCTCAGGCGGCTGCTCCAGCCTGACCAAGGACACCAAGGCCAACTGGCCCGACGTGCCCTTCGACATGATCTGCGCGGCCAACACCAAGTGCACCACCCAGATTGGCCCATCCTTCTTCACCCGCAAGCGCCTCACTGACATCACCACCTCCGTGTGGACCGGCACCGGCACCACCCACAGAGACGTGGACACCTGGCACCTGGCACAGGACTTCCCCGACACCGGCGACGCCTCCTCCGCCAGCCTGTGGCTGAAGTCCATCCAGAACACCGGCAAGGCCAACACCACCACGGCCGCCATGCCGCCGGTCACCTTCGGCGGCATGCAACTGTCCAACCACGTCGAAGGCAGCGGCCCGGATACCCTGCGCTACATCAAGTGGCGCGTGCGCACCATCAAGTCCGAGACCGGCTCCACCCTCACCGTCAACTACTCCGACCCGGACTGCATCTGGGGCACCAATGTGCCGAAGGACGTCGACAAGAACACCCGCCGCTGTTTCCCGGTCAAGTGGTCTCAGTCCGGAGCTGAGCCGGTGACCGACTGGTTCCACAAGTACGTGGTCACCTCCGTCCTCCAGGACGACCCATACGGCCACGGCGACACGGGGGAGACGTACTACGACTACCAGGGCGGCGCGGGCTGGGCGTACGCCGATGACGAGGGCCTGACCAAGCCGTCCAACCGCACCTGGTCGCAATGGCGCGGCTACGGCAAGGTCGTGCAGACCTCCGGCGACTCCGAGGGGCCGCGCAGCAAGAAACTGACGCTCTACATGCGCGGCCTGAACGGCGAGAAGGAACTCGACGGCACCGCACGCGTGGAAAAGGTCACCGACTCCACCGGCACCGCAATCGACGACTCCCGTCAGTACGCCGGCTTCGTCCGCGAAACCATCGCCTACAACGGCACCGAAGAAGTCAGCGGCACCATCAACACTCCCTGGTCCCACAAGACCGGCAACCACAGCTACGACTGGGGTACCACCGACGCGTGGATCGTCCAGCCCGGGGAGGTGAGCACCCGCACGACCACCCCGGGGGGCTCCCGCACGGTGCGGCAGAAGAGCACGTACGACACCACGTACGGCCTGCCACTCACGCTGGACGACAGTGGCGACACCTCCAAGAGCGGCGACGAGACCTGTACGCGTAAGACGTATGTCCGGAACACCTCGGCCTGGCTGGTCTCGCTCACCTCTCGCGTTGAGACGTACAGTGTTCCGTGCGCGAGTACGCCGTCGGTGCCCAAGGACGTGGTCTCCGACGTCACCACGGCCTATGACCAGCAGGCCGTCGGAGTGGCGCCCCTCAAGGGCGACCCCACAGCCTCGTACCGGGTCGCGAGCTATAGCGACGCCGACAAGAAGCCTGTCTACCAGCAGGTCTCCCGGTCCACATATGACAAACTGGGCCGTCCGTCCACCGCGACCAACGCCCTCGATCGTACGACCAGGACCACGTACGTCCCCGATGACGCCGGCTACGGTCCGCTGACGTCGAGGACCACCACCGACCCGAAGCTCTACACCACCACCGACACGGTGGACCCCGCCTGGGGCGTGACTACCAAGTCCACCGACGCCAATGCCAATGTCACAGAGTGGGACCTCGATGCACTGGGCCGGCTGCGGTCGGTGTGGAAGCCTGACCGTTCTCGCGGACTGAATGACGCCGCCAGCATCATCTACACGTACAGCGTCAACAACAACAAGGAGACCTGGATACGCACCGACGCCCTCAAGGCGGATGGGAAGACCTACAACAGCTCGTACGAGATCTTCGACGGCATGCTTCGGTCCCGGCAGAAGCAGACCCCCGCACCGAACGGCGGCCGGGTGATCTCCGAGACGCTCTACGACGACCGGGGCCTCGCCTACCTCACCAACGAGCAGGTACACGACAACAATGAGCCCTCGGGAGTCCTGGCCAATACCTTCCCCGGCTCCGTTCCCGCCTCCACCGAGACCGTGTTCGATGCTGCGGGCCGAGCTACCGCATCCGTTTTCAGGGTCTACAACCAGGAGAAATGGCGCACGAAGACGGACGAGCAAGGCGACCGCACCGCTGTCACCGCTGCCGTCGGAGGCACAGGCACCTTGACTCTCACCGACGTCAAGGGCCGTGTCACGGAACGCCGCGAGTACAACGGACCGGTCCCGAGTGGCAGTGACTACACTCGCACCCTCTTCACGTACACACCTGGCGGCCAGATCAGCAAGATGACCGGTCCGGACGACGCCGTGTGGTCGTACGGCTACGACGTGCGCGGACGCCAGGAGTACGCGATAGACCCCGACAAGGGGCGTACCGACACCACGTACAACGACGCCGATCAGCCGGTGACGGTCACCACCACCCTCAACGGCGTTTCGCGAACCCTGATTACCGATTACGACGAGCTCGGCCGTAAGACCGGTACTTGGGACGGGGTGAAAGACAGCGCCCACCAGCTGACGAAGTTCACCTTCGACTCCCTGGCCAAGGGCCAGCCGAGCGCCTCGATCCGGTACGTCGGCGGTACCGCCGGCAAGATCTACTCGCAGACCGTCACCGGCTACGACGCCCTCGGTCGCGCCAAGGGCACCAAGACCGTCATCGCCGCCAGCGACCCATTGGTCGTGGCAGGTGCGCCGCAGACGTTCACTCAGACCACGGCGTACAACATCGACGGCACCGTACAGTCCGCTTCGATGCCGGCCCTCGCTGACCTGCCCGCGGAGACAGTCAACAACAGCTACAACTCCCTGGGCCTGCTCACCGGGACCGACGGCATCACCGACTACATCCAGGACATCGGCTACTCCTCGTATGGGGACATCGAGGAGACGCGTCTGGGCACCTCGACCGGCGCGAAGCAACTTCAAGTTCTCAACCGCTACGAGGACGGCACTCGCCGTCTGTCCAACACCCACACGGTCGACCAGACCAACGCCGGATACACCAGCGACGTTGACTACGCGTACGATTCCAGCGGAAACGTGCTCTCGGTCACCGACAAGGCCAACGGCACGGACACCCAGTGCTTCGCCTACGACGGATACCGGAGGCTGACCGAGGCGTGGACTCCCCAGTCCGACCGCTGCGCCGACACCCGCTCGGCGAATTTGCTCGGTGGTCCGGCCCCGTACTGGACGAGCTGGACTTACGCATCCGGTGGCCTGCGGAAGACGCAGACGGAGCACAAGGTGTCCGGCGACACCCAGACCTCGTACTCCTATCCGCCCGTCAACGCGTCCGGCACGGGGCAGCCGCACACCCTGACCTCGTACACCGTCAACGGGGGGACCGAGCGGGCCCTGAGTTACGATGAACATGGCAACACCACCAAGCGATACGGTCCTACCGGCTCCGCACAGAGTCTCGCCTGGGACATCGAGGGTAAACTCACCCGCCTCACCGAGGAAGCCAAGACCACGGACTACCTCTACGATGCCAACGGAGAGCTTCTGATTCGCCGGAACCAGGGTGAGACCGTTCTCTACCTCGCCGGTCAAGAACTGCACTACAACAGTGCCACTAAGAAGTTCACGGCCGAGCGCTACTACGCGGCCGGTTCTGTCACGGCGGTGCGCACCGAGGCCGGCCTGCACTGGATGATCGACGACCATCACGGAACAGCCTCGATGGCCGTTGACGCCGTCACCCAGAGCATCACCCGCAGTTATACGAAGCCCTTCGGCGAGACACGCGGTACGGCCTCGTCGGCTTGGCCGGACGACAAGGGCTTCCTGGGCAAGGCTACGGACGTCAGTACTGGACTCGTCCATGTCGGGGCGCGTGAATACGACCCGACCACTGGACGCTTCCTCTCAGTGGACCCCGTCATAGCCCCCGAGGACCACGAGTCCCTCAACGGGTACGCGTACGCCAACAACACCCCGGTCACGAAGTCCGACCCGAGCGGTGAGCGCCCTATTACGGCCTGCGAGCGCGGGTGCAGCGATGGCAAGGGCGGCTCCTACCGCGACTACTTGGAGATGGGCCCCAACGGCACCTGGGCCTACCACTCCACCCAGACCTACACGCTGCCCGCCCCCTTCGCGGGCTTCAGCGGCGCCAGCGGGATCCTCACCATCACCGTGAAAAACGACGGCGGGAAAGTCTCCCAGAAAATCACCTACAAGAAGGGTCCTGAGCCCAAGCCCGAGCTCAAGAAGGGTGAGGACCTATTCGCCCAGATCGAAAGCTACATGTACGACGAGCTGGCCCGTAATGCACGGTCCAACGATGTCAAATCGATCCAGGGTCTGCTGCGACCTCACGATTGGTACGACTACCTGGGCGGTCGGGACATGGGGAAGGACTCGGTGGCGGCCTTGGCCATGTGGAGCGCCAAGGTCTGCCCCAAGGTATGCGAATGGGACCACAAGCCGAAACTGGATAAAAAGTTCAAACTTTCCAAGAACGGCTATTTCACCGACGTCCCGGGCACTGACTACCAGGTCTTCTACGATATGTGGTCGAACGTCCACTATGGATATGTCGGCCGGGCCGCCGGTATCGACTCCAAGGCTCTCATCGAAGGGGCCTCCATCTCTGATCCGATCCTCGTTGGCGAAGATGACCAGGGTGACCACATGACGATGCAGGCAGGAGTCGACCTCTTCGATCAGTATGGCCTTGGATTGACCCGTCAACAGTTCCGCACCTCCATCGTCGACCTGGTGGGGAAGATGCATGAAAAGGGGACGAACCAGGTGAAG